ACCACACGGTCAAGAGCATTGAACTTACGGCTCGCCTGGTGACGGACGAGGAAGCCGCCGAGGCCGCCCGACAGGTCGAGTCGCTGTCGGCCGACCCGGCCCAGAAGCGCCGGATGCTCTGGCATCAGGCAGTCCTCGACCGTTACGAGCAACAGGAATCCGGCTCCGTCGCGCCTTATGTAATGGAGTTGCATGTGATTCGGCTCGGAGACGTGGCGATCGCCACGAACCCGTTCGAGCTGTTCACCGAGTACGGCATTCGGATGAAGGCCCGCAGCCCGGCGCTCCAGACCTTCGTCATTCAGCTTGCCGGCCCAGGGTCGTACCTGCCCACGGCGTTTGCCGTTCAGGGCGGCGGGTATAGTGCGATCGTCCAGAGCAGCGAGGTTGGTCCGAAGGGAGGCGACGAACTCGTCGAGCGCACCGTCGAGGCGATCAAGGCACTCTGGCCCGAATCGTAACGCGACTGCCTGGGCCAACCGGCGGGTTGTGTCATGCCGAATCGACCGGCCCGCCCTCGCGTTCAAGTCGTTCGATTCGCTGAATATACCCTTTCGAATCGAACTTCTTGCGCGTGCTTTCATAACTCATGAAGCGGACCGTGCCGAAGATGGGCCGCTCGGGCCAGGGACGGTCGTGGGTGCCGCCGATCGCCCAGGAAACGCCGACGTAGCCGTTCGGGTCGCGGCCGTCCATCTCGTAGCGATCGTTCAGGTCGAGGGCAATCGTGAACGCGGTTTCGGCGTCCGGGCTCCATTCAAGGATCTTTTTGGCCCAGTACATTCGAAGGTAGTTGTGCATCCGGCCCGTCAGAACCATCTCGCGTTGCGCGGCGTTCCAGAGCGGGTCGTGGGTTTTGCCCCGCTCCAACTCCTCAGCCGAATAGCGGTGCTCGCGGGGGTCGTCAGCGTGCTTGGCCAGGGTCTTGAGTGCCCAATCGGGACAGCCTTGCAGCCGATCGTAGTTCGGGTTGTGCGTCACGTAGTTGATGGCCAGCTCGCGACGGACGATCAATTCTTCCAGATAGGCATCGATGTTCTCCTGGCCCGCGTCGCTTTCCTTTGCCGCCAGGGCGCAGGTGATGGGGCTGATGTGTCCGAAGTGCAGATGAGCCGACAGTTCGCTGGTCATGTAAGGTGTCGGCTCGTTCCGGGCGGTCGCGTAGTGGGGGAGACGCTCGCGAACGAAACGTTCCAAACGCTTGCGGGCTTCGCTCGGCCCGCCACGATACCCCGGCACTTCGTCCACGCCTCCGACCTTGATTGCCTTGAGCAAGGCATCGGGGTTGATCGACTCTCCTTTGGGCAATCGCCGACCTCGCCAAGAGGTTTCCGCGGTATTCGGCGGTCCGGAGGGCTGGAGGTACGTGTCCCAGACGCGATGGATCTTCGGCCGGATCGTCCGGGCGGCGTATTCTTGCTTCGTGAACAGCGAGGTTGGCACGACCACGTCGCCATCAACGCACCGAAACGGCACCTCGACCTGTTCGGCCACCCGGTCACGCCAGGCTTGGCCAACCCGGAGCGGATTCTCGTCTCCGACGAGGAAGGCGGGCTCGATCTCCCGGCAAAGCGAGGAGATTACCTCATCGGGCGAGCCGAGTCTCAGAACGAACGGCACGCCACGATCCCTCAGGCCCCGCTCAATTTCGGGCATCGCGTCGAGCAAGAATCGATAATGCCGACGCTGGGCTCCCGGATAATCGGCCGTCAAGCCAAAGGCGGCCAGAACGGGTAAGTTCAGGGCGTTGCCCAGCGCAATGGCCAGATCCAGGGCGGGGTTGTCCTCTGATCGTTGCGACCGCTGCATCCAGTAAAGAACGCACGAGCCATTCGAGATTGGTTCTCCGGGACGAACGACTCGCACTCTCGGGTTCGGTTGCAAGAACTCGTCGATACTGTCCACTGCCGTTCCTCATTACCTCGTGACGAATTCGACTGCTGCCGAGCCAGTCGTTCCTGATCGATCGATTGTAGGACCGGGGCAAGCGCGACGCTTCCTGACAATCAACCACTGGGGGATTGACCAGGGCTCTCGCGAATTCACATAATTTTCATCACCTCTCCTGGATTCAACGTCTAGAATGGGTGCGACCGATGACAATCACGGACGATTGCCGGTCCACTTCCCCTCCTTTGCTTTGGGCTCGTTGCGGTCCGAATTTCCCCACCACGTTTTCGAGCGTTGCTCAACCCCCGAGGTTCCAGGATTGATGTCCCCCAGCGATCGTTTCGGCAATCGTCGCGGTTTTACCCTGATTGAATTGCTCGTCGTCATTGCCATCATCGGCGTACTCATCGCCTTGCTTCTGCCCGCAGTGCAGTCGGCCCGAGAGGCCGCCCGGCGTGCCCAGTGCACCAACAACTTGAAGCAAATCGGGCTCGGCCTGGCCAACTATGAGAGTAGCCACAATGCCTACCCCCCCGGTCGGCTTCAGCCGGACCGAACCGATTCGGCCGGGAACCCCGTCACCGGTCGGTACACCAGCTACGGTTCGGTACCGGGCAACTGGACCGGTAATATCTCGGTCCACACCCACATTCTGAATTTCATGGAGCAGGTCAACGCGTATAGCGCCATGAACTTCTCGGTGGCGACCTCGAACCGCCTGACGACCGGCGGAGTCGTTTCGAACGCCAATTTCACCGCCTACTCAATCGCGTTCAATGTGTTCATCTGCCCGTCCGACGCCAACACCGGTCGGGTCGTGGGTGAGAACAACTATCGCTACAACTTCGGCGGCTCGCTGACCCACCAGGGCGCAGCGACCTGGGATAACAACGCCGTAAGAACGGCTCCGGGGAACGGTGCGTTCTCTTACGGCCCTTCGCTCCGCGTGGCTGATTTCAAGGACGGTCTGAGCAACACCGCCGTCTTCTCCGAACGCGTCAAGGGAAGCGGAACAGATCTTTCGTCTACTCCTCCCACTCCTGCCGACATCATCACTTCCCCCCAGCGGCAGACCACCGCGGTGTCCGAGGTCGATCGTGACACCCACTTCCAGGTTTGCGGCGGCTACGTGCCTGTTCCTGACCGCTTCCACTTTAATTCGATGGGGCGGTTCCTGGATGGCAGCGACTTCGTGAACGGCTGGCCGACAGCCGCTTATTCCGGATCGCTTTACAACCACGTCGCCCCACCGAACTGGAGAGGGACCGACTGCGGCATGGCCAGCGCCATTGCCGACGTCCCGGGAGAGCACGCCATCGTCTCGGCCCGAAGCGATCACCCGGGCGGCGTTAATGTCTTGCTCGGCGACGGTTCGGTCAAGTTCGTCAAGAGCACCGTCGACGTTTTCACCTGGCGAGCTCTGGGCACCCGCAACGGCGGGGAGGTCATCAGCGCAGACCAGTATTGAGCGCAGGCTTCCTCTGGTCTTCGTCCTCCGATTCTGTCAACGCCCGGGGCAGGCCCGAACCTGCCCCGGGCGTTGGTGCTGGTTCCCTCTCGACGCTTCTTTGAGATGAACATCCCCATGCCCGCTCTGAATTCGATTCGATGCCGCATGCTGACTCTTGCCTTGGTCGCGTGCGGATTCGCCGGTTGCGGTGGTCCCGGCGAAGTGAAGATTGCCCCGGAAGACAATCCGATCTTCGGTCAACACGACGGCGCGCTCGTCTCCCTTCCTGACGGCGGGGCCGTTGAGGTCACAACCGAGCAGGTCGGACCTCAGGCTCGCGTGGTGGCCTACTTCTATGGCAATACGACAACCTACGACCCGCTCACTCCGGCTCCGACCGACGTCTCGGTCGACCTGGCCTTGCCCGGCGGCGAATCAACCACGATCGCGTTGACTGCCGGTGGCGGCGAGGGACGCTTCGCCTCCGCTCCTGGCGATTATGTCTTCGACCCGTTCTTCGGCACGATCAATGCCACCGTGCAAGGGCAGTCTGTTTCGGTGCCCTTCTCGGCAGGTCAGTGACCGGGGTCGCCCGGGATTGACCGATCACCTCAGACCGACTCCCCCGCCCGTCTCGCTCGGTTGGCCGCGACGGCGGTGGGGTCGTTGTAAGGTCGCAACGGAGGTTCGCCTCGGAGGACCCGGACCACATCCTCGGCGACCCAGGTGGCCATGTTCCTGAGGCTTTCGATCGTTTGTGCCGCACTGTGAGGCGTGAGCATGACGTCGGGCCGACCAATCAGCGGATGGTCATCCGGCGGCGGTTCCTCTGCGAAGACGTCGGCACCGTAGCCCCAAAGGCGGCCCTCGTCCAGCGCCTCGGCCACGGCGTCTTCCTCGACGACCGGCCCGCGGCAGGTGTTGATCAGGATCGCATCGGGGTTCATCAACGACAGGGCCTTGCGGTCGATCATGCCTCGGGTGCTGTCGTCGAGGGGGACGTGCATCGTCACGTAGTCACCTTCGCGGAGCGCCGTCTCGAAATC
This genomic interval from Tautonia rosea contains the following:
- a CDS encoding deoxyribodipyrimidine photo-lyase, which codes for MDSIDEFLQPNPRVRVVRPGEPISNGSCVLYWMQRSQRSEDNPALDLAIALGNALNLPVLAAFGLTADYPGAQRRHYRFLLDAMPEIERGLRDRGVPFVLRLGSPDEVISSLCREIEPAFLVGDENPLRVGQAWRDRVAEQVEVPFRCVDGDVVVPTSLFTKQEYAARTIRPKIHRVWDTYLQPSGPPNTAETSWRGRRLPKGESINPDALLKAIKVGGVDEVPGYRGGPSEARKRLERFVRERLPHYATARNEPTPYMTSELSAHLHFGHISPITCALAAKESDAGQENIDAYLEELIVRRELAINYVTHNPNYDRLQGCPDWALKTLAKHADDPREHRYSAEELERGKTHDPLWNAAQREMVLTGRMHNYLRMYWAKKILEWSPDAETAFTIALDLNDRYEMDGRDPNGYVGVSWAIGGTHDRPWPERPIFGTVRFMSYESTRKKFDSKGYIQRIERLEREGGPVDSA
- a CDS encoding DUF1559 domain-containing protein, whose amino-acid sequence is MSPSDRFGNRRGFTLIELLVVIAIIGVLIALLLPAVQSAREAARRAQCTNNLKQIGLGLANYESSHNAYPPGRLQPDRTDSAGNPVTGRYTSYGSVPGNWTGNISVHTHILNFMEQVNAYSAMNFSVATSNRLTTGGVVSNANFTAYSIAFNVFICPSDANTGRVVGENNYRYNFGGSLTHQGAATWDNNAVRTAPGNGAFSYGPSLRVADFKDGLSNTAVFSERVKGSGTDLSSTPPTPADIITSPQRQTTAVSEVDRDTHFQVCGGYVPVPDRFHFNSMGRFLDGSDFVNGWPTAAYSGSLYNHVAPPNWRGTDCGMASAIADVPGEHAIVSARSDHPGGVNVLLGDGSVKFVKSTVDVFTWRALGTRNGGEVISADQY